One stretch of Bradyrhizobium canariense DNA includes these proteins:
- a CDS encoding LVIVD repeat-containing protein → MVFVTCCGHAQAQQQVIGAPPEASNMKLVGGNDLQARSAYQPTIHHQGDRWIAYIGHHGGTDDIPDPVNPMTGKAEPNGTSIVDVTDPAHPKYLHHIPGQEGKYESGGAQMVRVCDGKTLPKGDPNAVYMLRAVGSEGHEIWNVADPANPVLVTHIGEGLKDTHKNFWECDTGIAYLVSGAPDWRTRRMTQVYDLSDPAHPVKIRDFGLPGQEPGSTGAVPTELHGMISTGPKGNRIYFGYGTDKGGFLQIVDRDKLINGPKEPTPDNLRFPEISRMPMSAFNGAHTTFPMLNMPIAEFAKDKDGKTRDIVMIVDEAIQNECGEPRQMVWFADVTTETRPMMISSYTVPEASGSFCERGGRFGSHSSNESMAPVYYKKMAFIAFFNAGVRALDIRDPYHPKEVGYFIPSITAATDKRCVTIDGKDRCKVAIQTNNVETDDRGYIYIVDRANTGLHILELTGDARAAAGLP, encoded by the coding sequence ATGGTTTTCGTCACGTGTTGCGGGCATGCGCAGGCGCAGCAACAGGTGATCGGCGCGCCGCCGGAAGCGTCGAACATGAAGCTGGTCGGCGGCAATGATCTGCAGGCGCGCAGCGCCTATCAGCCGACCATCCATCATCAGGGCGACCGCTGGATCGCCTATATCGGCCATCACGGCGGCACCGACGATATTCCCGATCCGGTCAATCCGATGACGGGCAAGGCCGAGCCGAACGGCACCTCGATCGTCGATGTCACCGATCCCGCCCATCCCAAATATCTGCATCACATTCCCGGACAGGAAGGAAAATATGAGTCGGGCGGTGCGCAGATGGTGCGCGTTTGCGATGGCAAGACCCTGCCGAAAGGTGATCCCAATGCGGTCTATATGCTGCGCGCGGTTGGCAGCGAAGGGCATGAGATCTGGAATGTCGCCGATCCCGCCAATCCTGTTCTGGTGACCCATATTGGCGAGGGCTTGAAGGACACCCACAAGAATTTTTGGGAATGTGACACCGGCATCGCCTATCTGGTGTCGGGTGCACCTGATTGGCGCACGCGCCGCATGACGCAGGTCTATGACCTCAGCGATCCCGCGCATCCGGTCAAAATCCGCGATTTCGGCCTGCCCGGCCAGGAGCCCGGCTCGACCGGCGCGGTGCCGACCGAACTGCACGGCATGATCTCGACCGGGCCCAAGGGCAACCGGATCTATTTCGGCTACGGCACCGACAAGGGCGGCTTCCTGCAGATCGTTGATCGCGACAAGCTGATCAATGGGCCGAAGGAGCCGACGCCGGACAACCTTCGTTTTCCGGAGATATCGCGGATGCCGATGTCGGCCTTCAACGGCGCCCACACCACGTTTCCGATGCTGAACATGCCGATCGCCGAATTCGCCAAGGACAAGGACGGCAAGACCCGCGACATCGTGATGATCGTCGATGAGGCGATCCAGAATGAATGCGGCGAGCCGAGGCAAATGGTGTGGTTTGCCGACGTCACGACCGAGACCCGGCCGATGATGATTTCGAGCTACACGGTGCCGGAAGCGAGCGGCTCGTTCTGCGAACGCGGTGGGCGGTTCGGCTCGCATTCTTCCAACGAAAGCATGGCGCCGGTCTACTACAAGAAGATGGCGTTCATCGCCTTCTTCAATGCCGGCGTCCGCGCGCTCGACATTCGCGATCCCTATCACCCCAAGGAAGTCGGCTATTTCATTCCGTCGATCACAGCGGCCACCGACAAACGCTGCGTCACCATCGACGGCAAGGACCGCTGCAAGGTCGCGATCCAGACCAACAATGTCGAGACCGACGACCGCGGCTACATCTATATCGTCGACCGCGCCAATACCGGCTTGCACATCCTCGAGCTCACTGGTGATGCGCGCGCCGCCGCGGGTCTGCCCTGA
- a CDS encoding SRPBCC family protein — protein sequence MNIDSFKPMTVYVIYIAATPEKVWEALTSAEFSRKYFFGNAVGVDLKIGGAYVVRAPDGSLHISGQVIECDPPRKLTITFNVNWPALIEKLGPTLVTYEIEQAGNAVKLTMTEAHDRPIDDDILSGGRQGWPAILSSLKSLLETGEALVIKMEPPARMLEALKKLGIGTP from the coding sequence ATGAATATCGACAGCTTCAAGCCGATGACCGTCTATGTCATCTACATCGCCGCCACGCCCGAGAAGGTGTGGGAGGCGCTGACGTCGGCGGAGTTCAGCCGGAAATATTTTTTCGGCAACGCGGTCGGGGTTGATCTGAAGATCGGCGGCGCGTACGTCGTCCGCGCGCCGGATGGTTCGCTGCACATCAGCGGTCAGGTGATCGAATGCGATCCACCGCGCAAGCTCACGATCACCTTTAACGTCAACTGGCCGGCGCTGATCGAAAAGCTCGGGCCGACACTTGTGACTTACGAAATCGAGCAGGCTGGCAACGCCGTGAAGCTGACGATGACCGAAGCGCATGACCGGCCGATCGACGACGACATTCTCTCCGGCGGCCGTCAGGGCTGGCCCGCGATCCTCTCCAGCCTGAAGAGCCTGCTGGAAACCGGCGAGGCGCTAGTGATCAAGATGGAGCCGCCAGCGCGGATGCTGGAGGCGCTGAAGAAATTGGGGATCGGGACGCCGTAA
- a CDS encoding ArsR/SmtB family transcription factor yields the protein MDEVFKALADASRRSLLDRLHLKNGQTLNELCDGLAMTRQAVTKHLGILEEANLVTTFKHGREKLHYLNPVPIHQIGERWIKKFERGKLTALSELKRQLEKRDE from the coding sequence ATGGATGAGGTCTTCAAAGCGCTGGCCGATGCATCGCGACGGTCGCTGCTGGACAGGCTTCATCTCAAGAACGGACAGACGCTGAACGAACTTTGCGACGGCCTCGCCATGACACGGCAGGCCGTCACCAAGCATCTCGGGATTCTCGAAGAGGCCAATCTCGTCACCACGTTCAAGCATGGCCGCGAGAAGCTGCATTACCTCAACCCGGTGCCGATCCATCAGATCGGCGAGCGGTGGATCAAGAAATTCGAGCGCGGCAAGCTCACCGCACTCAGCGAATTGAAACGGCAACTGGAGAAGCGTGATGAGTAA
- a CDS encoding patatin-like phospholipase family protein: protein MRCFRRPLVLPFAILAAMIMLAGCSSLPRTPYTVSDAASSTVLDLGELRRYADEPASTFLKTNLSSRSGPLSYLALSGGGADGAYGAGVLNGWTAAGTRPEFSVVSGVSTGALIAPFAFLGPAYDATLRDIYTSGIAESLLNTPNIVHALFGSGLFGNTHLRELVARYVGQDMLAAIAAEDAKGRRLLIVTTNLDTQRTVIWDMGRIARIGSAQALDLFRDVLAASASIPVVFPPMLIEAEANGHRFQEMHVDGGVTAPVLTLPEAFLLRNGAFARGLRMNIYVLVNDKVERDFQLVPNSTIDIAARASASVTKTQIRSVLYETYDFARRNNFGFNLTYVDKDIPSPGSFGFDTGYMRSLYQYGYDKARTGDFWAKAPPSDDFLQNGLRYRRSATLQ from the coding sequence ATGCGTTGTTTTCGTCGGCCGTTGGTGCTGCCATTCGCCATTCTGGCCGCAATGATCATGCTTGCCGGCTGCAGTTCGCTTCCGCGCACACCGTACACCGTGTCCGATGCGGCATCCTCGACGGTGTTGGATCTTGGCGAACTGCGCAGATATGCTGACGAGCCGGCATCGACATTTCTCAAAACAAATCTGAGTTCTCGCTCCGGGCCTCTCAGCTATCTTGCCTTGTCGGGAGGCGGCGCCGATGGCGCCTACGGTGCGGGTGTGCTGAATGGCTGGACCGCAGCGGGGACGCGTCCTGAATTTTCAGTCGTCTCGGGCGTGAGCACGGGCGCTCTGATCGCACCATTTGCATTTCTCGGCCCTGCCTACGATGCCACGTTGAGGGACATTTATACCAGCGGCATCGCTGAAAGCCTGCTCAATACGCCAAACATCGTGCACGCTCTTTTCGGATCCGGCCTGTTTGGAAATACGCACCTGCGCGAGCTCGTAGCCCGATATGTCGGCCAGGACATGCTTGCGGCCATCGCGGCCGAAGACGCCAAGGGCAGAAGGCTTCTCATCGTGACGACCAATCTCGATACGCAGCGAACGGTGATCTGGGATATGGGTCGCATCGCCAGGATCGGATCCGCCCAGGCGCTGGATTTGTTCAGGGATGTCCTGGCCGCGTCCGCAAGTATCCCGGTGGTTTTCCCGCCGATGTTGATCGAGGCGGAAGCGAACGGACATCGCTTCCAGGAGATGCATGTGGATGGCGGCGTGACGGCGCCGGTCCTGACGTTGCCGGAAGCGTTCCTGTTGCGAAACGGAGCGTTCGCCAGGGGTCTGCGCATGAACATCTACGTCCTGGTAAACGATAAGGTCGAGCGGGACTTTCAGCTGGTGCCGAACAGTACCATCGACATCGCGGCGCGCGCTTCTGCTTCCGTCACGAAAACGCAAATCCGTTCGGTGCTCTACGAGACTTATGACTTCGCCCGCCGCAACAACTTCGGATTCAATCTGACTTACGTCGACAAAGATATTCCCTCGCCAGGCTCGTTCGGTTTTGATACGGGCTATATGCGTTCGCTTTATCAATACGGATATGACAAGGCCAGAACCGGTGATTTCTGGGCGAAGGCGCCGCCATCGGACGATTTCCTACAGAATGGCCTTCGCTACCGAAGATCAGCCACGTTGCAGTGA
- a CDS encoding gamma-glutamylcyclotransferase family protein, which translates to MNSDRLFVYGTLMRNFAHPMAQLLSRSADFLGEARCQGRLYLVKHYPGLVLSDDPTDVVLGELYRLRQPDELLREFDMYEACGEGFKELTEYVRQMLKLTLADGTASEAWTYIYNWPVAHLPRIASGRFMEK; encoded by the coding sequence ATGAACTCCGATCGTCTCTTCGTCTACGGCACGCTGATGCGTAACTTCGCTCATCCGATGGCGCAGTTGTTGTCGCGCAGCGCCGATTTTCTCGGCGAGGCGCGCTGCCAGGGCCGGCTCTATCTGGTGAAGCATTATCCCGGGCTGGTGTTGTCGGATGACCCCACCGACGTCGTGCTCGGAGAGTTGTACCGGCTCAGGCAGCCCGACGAATTGCTGCGCGAGTTCGATATGTACGAGGCCTGCGGCGAGGGTTTCAAGGAGCTCACCGAGTATGTCCGGCAGATGCTGAAGCTGACGCTGGCCGACGGCACCGCCAGCGAGGCCTGGACCTACATCTATAACTGGCCGGTCGCGCATTTGCCGCGGATCGCGTCCGGGCGGTTCATGGAGAAGTGA
- a CDS encoding N-formylglutamate amidohydrolase yields the protein MVLNSVSDTPLLLGDAEVPPIHEYNAEGHSPFLLTCDHYGRLIPRVLSDLGLPERELTRHIAWDIGIAGVAETLSKHLDAHLVAQRYSRLVIDCNRPPSAASSIPIISEATTIPGNEGIARDAAEARRRQIFEPYHRRIDEIIDRRLHQGTPTVLVSLHSFTPVYAGISRPWHIGTLYHRDTRLPPLLLKHLRREADLVVGDNEPYAVSDETDYTIPVHGEARSLMNSGIEIRQDLISDQAGQQQWAERLARILGEIEVTLRAERLI from the coding sequence ATGGTTTTGAACAGCGTCAGCGACACACCCCTACTCCTCGGCGACGCGGAGGTTCCACCGATTCACGAATATAATGCCGAAGGACATTCGCCGTTTCTGCTCACATGTGACCATTACGGCCGACTAATTCCGCGCGTGCTCAGCGATCTCGGCCTGCCCGAGCGCGAGCTGACGCGTCACATCGCTTGGGATATCGGCATCGCCGGCGTCGCCGAGACGCTGTCGAAACATCTGGACGCGCATCTGGTCGCGCAGCGTTATTCGCGGCTCGTCATCGACTGCAATCGCCCGCCGTCCGCGGCGAGCTCGATCCCGATCATCAGCGAAGCCACCACGATTCCCGGCAATGAAGGCATCGCGCGCGACGCGGCCGAGGCGCGGCGCCGACAGATTTTCGAGCCCTATCACCGGCGCATCGACGAGATCATCGACCGGCGATTGCATCAGGGCACGCCGACGGTGCTGGTGTCGCTGCATAGTTTCACGCCTGTCTATGCCGGGATCTCCAGGCCCTGGCATATCGGCACGCTTTATCACCGCGATACCCGGCTGCCGCCGCTGCTGCTGAAACATCTGCGCCGCGAGGCCGATCTCGTGGTCGGCGATAACGAACCTTATGCCGTGAGCGACGAGACCGATTACACTATCCCGGTTCACGGCGAGGCGCGCAGCCTGATGAACTCCGGCATCGAGATTCGCCAGGACCTGATTTCCGATCAGGCCGGCCAGCAGCAATGGGCCGAGCGGCTGGCGCGGATTTTAGGCGAGATCGAAGTAACGCTGCGCGCGGAGCGGCTGATTTAG
- a CDS encoding SRPBCC family protein encodes MRKPEFIYVTYIETSPEKLWEALTNGDFTERYWFGVRLRSDWKVGSAFEMVRSDGTVSDAGKVVEYDPPRRLAYTFVNLSDEYRGELPALATFVIEPYGKLVKLTLTHEGFAEDSKFLLGISKGWPAILSGLKSILETGKPLDIPYAAMKSES; translated from the coding sequence ATGCGTAAGCCTGAATTCATCTACGTCACCTATATCGAGACCTCGCCTGAAAAATTGTGGGAGGCGCTGACCAATGGCGACTTCACCGAACGTTACTGGTTCGGTGTACGGTTGCGGTCGGACTGGAAGGTCGGTTCGGCATTCGAGATGGTGCGAAGCGACGGCACCGTTTCCGATGCCGGCAAAGTTGTCGAGTACGACCCGCCGCGACGGCTGGCTTACACGTTCGTGAATTTGTCGGACGAGTACAGAGGCGAACTTCCCGCGCTTGCGACGTTCGTGATCGAGCCCTATGGCAAGCTCGTCAAGCTGACGCTGACGCATGAAGGTTTTGCCGAAGACAGTAAATTCTTATTGGGAATCTCCAAGGGATGGCCCGCCATTCTGTCGGGTCTCAAGAGCATCCTGGAAACAGGAAAGCCGCTTGATATTCCCTACGCTGCGATGAAATCCGAAAGCTGA
- a CDS encoding TetR/AcrR family transcriptional regulator, which yields MAKEGIVATRPAPRGAGGRPTREAAVRRDARLLDVATKLFMERGFDCTSIDAVAETAGVSKPTVYARYHDKRDLFTAVLRATIQRCLAPLSAAAEAAMLSPKGIETTLHDLSRHVLAHALTPEVIMLRRTLAAQAVQFPELAKLAYEEGWLRAVRAIAILLEQFAARGQIRIADPTIAADLFLSLVLSTSERQILHGIAIRSKIQEQRREAAVNLFLDGVRAR from the coding sequence ATGGCGAAGGAAGGAATTGTTGCGACGCGTCCTGCCCCGCGGGGGGCCGGCGGCCGTCCCACACGCGAAGCGGCGGTGCGGCGTGATGCGCGCCTGCTCGACGTCGCGACAAAGCTGTTCATGGAGCGAGGTTTTGATTGCACGTCGATCGATGCGGTCGCGGAAACGGCCGGCGTGAGCAAGCCGACCGTCTATGCGCGTTATCATGACAAGCGCGATCTGTTCACGGCGGTCCTGCGCGCCACGATTCAACGCTGTCTCGCTCCGCTATCGGCCGCGGCCGAGGCCGCGATGCTCAGCCCCAAGGGCATCGAAACGACGCTGCACGATCTTAGCCGGCACGTGCTGGCCCACGCTTTGACGCCTGAGGTGATTATGCTGCGGCGAACGCTTGCGGCGCAGGCGGTGCAGTTTCCGGAGCTGGCAAAGCTCGCCTATGAAGAGGGTTGGCTGCGCGCGGTTCGGGCCATCGCCATCCTGCTTGAGCAGTTCGCCGCCCGCGGTCAGATCAGGATAGCCGACCCCACCATCGCAGCCGACCTGTTCCTCAGCCTTGTGCTGAGTACCTCCGAGCGCCAGATTCTCCACGGTATCGCAATCCGCTCGAAGATTCAGGAGCAGCGGAGAGAAGCTGCCGTCAATCTCTTCCTGGATGGCGTGAGAGCTCGCTGA
- a CDS encoding SRPBCC family protein: protein MSKPEFVYVTYIETSAEKLWQALTDGDFTERYWFGYRVASDWKPGSPYHFARQGADSVEGHVLELDPPKRLVYSWNPCSPEAKRERVSRVTFDLEPRGKIVKLTVTHDNLEEGGKTLRDISGGWPMVLASLKSLLETGHALMLDPPTAAAREKADA from the coding sequence ATGAGTAAACCGGAATTCGTCTATGTCACCTACATCGAGACATCGGCCGAGAAACTCTGGCAAGCCCTCACCGACGGCGACTTCACCGAGCGCTATTGGTTCGGCTATCGCGTTGCCTCGGACTGGAAGCCCGGATCGCCTTATCACTTCGCCAGGCAAGGCGCTGATAGTGTCGAGGGCCACGTGCTCGAACTCGATCCGCCGAAACGGCTTGTCTATAGCTGGAACCCATGTTCGCCCGAGGCGAAGCGCGAGCGCGTATCCCGCGTCACCTTCGACCTGGAGCCGCGCGGCAAAATCGTCAAATTGACGGTGACGCACGACAATCTGGAAGAAGGCGGCAAGACGCTGCGCGATATCTCCGGCGGCTGGCCGATGGTTTTGGCGAGCCTGAAGAGCCTGCTCGAGACCGGGCACGCCTTGATGCTCGATCCTCCGACGGCTGCCGCCAGGGAGAAGGCCGATGCGTAA
- a CDS encoding transglutaminase family protein, which produces MPLLTIHHKTEYRYTHNVAFGEHRVMLRPRDSHDLRVLSSELEIAPKPASLRWIHDVFGNSVAIATFEERADRLSIVSTATIEHSPAEEFALTADDPAYFYPFVYDDEEFPDLVQFITPQYGDPNGELSAWARKFLDAEGATPTFNILSGITHGIRNEFTYRKRHEHGTQHPLDTLQTGSGTCRDFALFMIEALRRLGIAARFVSGYIFIPGDRAHGYVGGGNTHAWVQVYLPSAGWIEFDPTNGIIGTRDLIRVAVARDPRQAIPLHGTYLGSADAFVGMDVSINVVSASEDAGV; this is translated from the coding sequence ATGCCGCTACTGACGATCCATCACAAGACCGAATATCGCTATACGCACAACGTGGCGTTCGGCGAACACCGCGTCATGCTGCGCCCGCGCGACAGCCACGATCTGCGCGTGCTGTCGAGCGAGCTCGAGATCGCGCCGAAGCCGGCGTCGCTGCGCTGGATCCATGACGTGTTCGGCAACAGCGTCGCGATCGCGACCTTCGAAGAGCGGGCGGACCGATTGTCGATCGTCAGCACCGCGACGATCGAGCACAGCCCGGCGGAAGAGTTCGCGCTGACCGCCGATGATCCGGCCTATTTCTATCCGTTCGTCTATGACGACGAGGAATTTCCCGACCTCGTTCAATTCATCACGCCGCAATATGGCGATCCCAATGGCGAGCTGTCGGCATGGGCGCGCAAGTTTCTCGATGCCGAAGGCGCGACGCCGACCTTCAATATCCTCAGCGGCATCACCCATGGCATCCGCAACGAATTTACCTATCGCAAGCGACATGAGCACGGCACCCAGCATCCGCTCGATACGCTGCAGACGGGATCGGGCACCTGCCGCGACTTTGCGCTGTTCATGATCGAGGCGCTGCGGCGGCTCGGCATCGCCGCGCGCTTCGTGTCGGGCTACATCTTCATTCCCGGCGATCGCGCCCATGGCTATGTCGGCGGCGGCAATACCCACGCCTGGGTGCAGGTCTATCTGCCGAGCGCCGGCTGGATCGAGTTCGATCCCACCAACGGCATCATCGGTACCCGCGATCTCATTCGCGTGGCGGTGGCGCGCGATCCGCGCCAGGCCATTCCGCTGCACGGGACGTATCTCGGTTCGGCCGACGCCTTCGTCGGCATGGACGTCAGCATCAATGTCGTCTCGGCTTCCGAGGACGCGGGGGTCTGA
- a CDS encoding transglutaminase-like domain-containing protein, which produces MEIRVGFEITYAAVQPTPMVTMLNIHPSRFADIVGTESIVTEPNVPIGFYRDSFGNVCGRLVAPAGGVTLRGSALVRDSGLPDGVMPTAQQLPIDQLPDDLLQYLMPSRYCETDKLTDIAWSLFAGTPPGWARVQAIVDFVHHHVTFGYQHAHHMKSAHDVYEQRAGVCRDFAHLALTFCRCMNIPARYCTGYLGDIGVPKDPAPMDFSGWFQVYLSGQWYTFDARHNHPRIGRILMGTGRDAADVALTTSFGRMDLVKFFVVSDEVVTA; this is translated from the coding sequence ATGGAAATCAGGGTAGGCTTCGAGATCACCTACGCGGCGGTGCAGCCGACGCCGATGGTGACGATGCTCAACATCCATCCGTCGCGGTTCGCCGACATCGTCGGCACCGAGAGCATCGTCACTGAACCAAACGTGCCGATCGGTTTTTACCGTGACAGCTTTGGCAATGTGTGCGGTCGGCTGGTGGCGCCGGCCGGCGGCGTCACCTTGCGCGGCAGCGCGCTGGTGCGCGATAGCGGATTGCCTGATGGGGTGATGCCGACCGCGCAGCAGCTTCCGATCGATCAGCTGCCGGATGACTTGCTGCAATACCTGATGCCGAGCCGCTATTGCGAAACCGACAAGCTCACCGATATCGCCTGGTCGCTATTCGCTGGCACGCCGCCCGGCTGGGCGCGGGTGCAGGCCATCGTCGATTTCGTGCACCACCACGTCACCTTCGGCTATCAGCACGCCCATCACATGAAGTCGGCGCATGACGTCTACGAGCAGCGCGCCGGCGTCTGCCGCGACTTCGCGCATCTGGCGCTGACGTTCTGCCGCTGCATGAACATCCCGGCGCGCTATTGCACCGGCTATCTCGGCGATATCGGCGTTCCCAAGGATCCCGCGCCGATGGATTTTTCGGGCTGGTTTCAGGTCTATCTGTCCGGCCAGTGGTACACCTTCGATGCGCGCCACAACCATCCGCGCATCGGCCGCATCCTGATGGGCACCGGCCGCGACGCCGCCGACGTGGCGCTGACCACGAGCTTTGGCCGGATGGACCTGGTCAAGTTTTTCGTCGTCAGCGACGAGGTCGTGACGGCTTGA
- a CDS encoding LysE family translocator, with protein MSLQAYLAFVAACIALALLPGPIVTLVIANGLRHGTRAAFINIAGAQAGLAIVIGVVAIGLTSLMATMGYWFDWVRFAGAAYLVWLGIKLIRFPVEGVSTDEPPAPPRGGFFLQGFLVLLSNPKVLVFFGAFIPQFMDMNKDHVSQVALLGVTFMVIAAMTDGMYALLSGRARLIFSARRTRLLSRVSGGFMIGGGIWLALTRAR; from the coding sequence ATGTCCCTTCAAGCCTATCTCGCCTTTGTCGCTGCCTGTATTGCGCTCGCTTTGCTGCCGGGACCAATCGTGACGCTGGTGATCGCCAATGGTCTGCGGCACGGCACCCGCGCGGCGTTCATCAACATCGCCGGTGCGCAGGCTGGCCTTGCGATCGTGATCGGCGTCGTCGCCATCGGGCTGACCTCGCTGATGGCGACCATGGGCTACTGGTTCGACTGGGTGCGCTTTGCCGGCGCCGCCTATCTGGTCTGGCTTGGCATCAAGCTCATTCGCTTTCCGGTCGAAGGCGTCAGTACCGATGAGCCGCCGGCTCCGCCACGCGGCGGATTTTTCCTGCAGGGATTTCTGGTGCTGCTCTCCAATCCCAAGGTGCTGGTGTTCTTCGGTGCGTTCATTCCGCAGTTCATGGACATGAACAAGGATCATGTCTCGCAGGTCGCGCTGCTCGGCGTCACCTTCATGGTGATCGCGGCGATGACAGACGGCATGTACGCGCTGCTGTCCGGCCGGGCCCGGTTGATCTTCTCGGCACGGCGGACGCGGCTGCTGTCGCGGGTATCCGGCGGCTTCATGATCGGCGGCGGCATCTGGCTCGCGCTGACGCGGGCGCGCTAG